Below is a genomic region from Tepidiforma bonchosmolovskayae.
CGCCCTCGTATCCGCGGGCTGCGACCGCCCGTCGTGCCGCCTCGACCAGCTGGCGGCGAGTCCTAGCTCGCCGCTCTTCCTGGCGCGTCATCCGCCTGCCTCCATGCCGGGAGGTAGAGCAGCGGCCGGGCGGGGGTTCCGGGCTCCTCCTGCTTCCACCTGGGGAACAGCGCTTCGAACGCCTCGACCACCTCGGGGTCGAACTGCGTCCCTGCGCAGCGCAGTATCTCAGCCAGCGCTGCCTCTGGCGACTGCCCGCGCCGGTACGGCCGGTCCGAGATGATTGCGTCGTAGGTGTCGCAGACGGCGAAAATCCGGGCGCCGAGCGGAATTGCCTCGCCTGCGAGGCCGCGCGGATACCCCTTGCCGTCCCACCGCTCATGGTGCGCGAGAACGATCTTTGCGGCCGGGCGGAGATAGGGCACCTGCGCGAGGATGCGGTAGCCCATCGCGGGGTGGCGCCGCATAAACTCCCACTCCTCCTCGGTCAGCCGGTCCGGTTTCAGCAGAATTGCGTCGGGCACCCCGATCTTGCCGACATCGTGCATCAGGGCGCCCCGGTAGATCGTGAGCAGCTCCTCCTCGTCCTTGATGCCGAGCAGCTTCGCGATATCCATCGCGTGGTGCGCCACACGCACCGAATGACCCTTCGTCTCCTGGTCGCGGACATCGAGGGCCGTTACAAGCGACTCGAGCGTGCCGGTGTAGGCATCCCGCAGCTGTTCCGACATGTCCCGGATTTCGATGTAGGCGCGGTGGAGCTGCTCGTTCGAACGTTCGAGCCGGACGACGTTTTCCCGGGTCCGCTCGACGAACTGGGTCACCGAGTACCGGGCGAGCACCAGCGGCAGGACCATGACCGCGACAGCTGCCACACCGAGCTCATTGAAAATGACCGCCAGGCCGCCGGCGACGAGCCCGAGCACGCCGTAGTAGGGGAACAGCCAGCCGATGTTGCCGCGGAAGGTCGAGCCGAAGCTCCGCTGCGCTGTCAGCGAGATGATCGCCGCAACGGCAACGCCGTCGACCGCAAACAGGGCGAGCGCCGCCAGGCCACCTTCCACGAGGGCGAGCACGGACCGCGGAAGATAGCTGCCGAGTGCCGCCTGGACCCCGACCACGAGCATGGCCGCCACAAACGCTGCCAGCGTCTCGTGCCCAAAGTTGAAGGCGAGCTTCCTCGGCGCGCGTTCCCGACGGAAATACCCGATAAGGGCGATGACCGCCGCGACGGTGACGGCCCCCGGCGGGCCGAACAGGACCGCGGCCATCGCCGTGCCGACGAAGCTGACCGACACCCAGCCGCCGAAATAGAGCCGGACAGAAAGCGCCTCGGTCAGGCCCGCCAGGAGGACCACCACCGCCAGGCCGACCGGGTCGTCGATCGGCTGCAGGAAAAACGCCGATGTGAACGCGAGAGAGCCAGCCGCGAAAGCGAGCGCGATGAACCAGTCTTCCCGGGTGCGGAGCGAGGAACGGGCGGGCATCTCGCTGATACTTATCGACCGCTCAGCATCCGTTCCGAAGGCCGCCTGACCGGCCCTGCCTCGCCGGTATGTCGTGCCGCTGTCGTCGATCCGTGGCGTCGCGCCCGCTCGGTGAATGGACTGGTGCGGGGAATTTCACCGGCGCGCAGCCGCTCACCATATTCGACGGCACGCCCTTTGGCCGCCTGAAGTCGTCGCATGGGGCACCCGGCCTGGCGCGCAGGTGACAATGGTGACAATTCGGTGACGGCGGAACGGCTTCGCAACCGCGCAGCCCGGGCGTAGACTCAGGCGCATGTCCGCTCCGCTCGAAGGCATCCGCGTCATCGACTTCACCCGCTACCAGCAAGGCCCGTTCGCTACCGTCATCCTCGCCGACTTCGGCGCTGACGTGATCAAGGTCGAAGAGCCGAACGGCGACTACGGCCGCCGAATGTGGCGGGAGCCTGATGGCTTCTCCGCGTTCTGGGAGTCGCTCGACCGCGGCAAGCGCTCTGTCTGCATCGACCTCCGCAGGCCCGACGGCGTGGAGCTGGCCCTGCGGCTCACGGACACCGCCGATGTGCTGGTCGAAAACTTCCGCCCGGGCACGATGGAGCGATGGGGTCTTGGACCGGACGTCGTGCTGCCGCGCAACCCCCGGCTGATCTACGCCCGCGCGACCGGATGGGGCTCGAAGGGCCCGATGGCGCACCTCCCGTCCTTCGACCAGATTGCCCAGGCGTACTCAGGATTTGCCCAGCACGCCGGCGGCGGCCCGGGTCACCGGCCGGAAATCCCCTATCCCGGCATTGCCGACCAGACCGGCGGGATGAATCTCGCCCTCGGAATCATGACGGCGCTCTACGCGCGTGAGCGGACCGGGCGCGGGCAGGTCGTCGAGGTGTCGCTGCTTGGTACGCAACTCGCCCTGCAGGCGCCCGAACTCCAGCACGTGCTCCACTTCGGCACCGAGCGGCCGCGCGAATTTCGCGCCTCTCCGACGGTGGGCCACTACCAGTGCTCGGACGGCCGCTGGGTCATGATCGTGGGCATCGACCAGAAATTCTGGCCGAGGATTGCGCGGGCGTTGTGCCTCGACCACCTGATTGACGACCCCCGCTTCGCCCGCGGGTATGTACGGTACAAGAACCGGCACGAGCTTGAACCAATCCTCGAGGCCGCGTTCGCCAGCAACAACTCCGCGCACTGGCTCGAACGGCTCCGACGGGAGGATGTCCCGGCCTCGCTCGTCCAGGACTATGCGGAACTCGCAACATCCGAGCAGGCCTGGGCCAACGGCTACCTCATGGAGACCGACCACCCTCGCTTCGGGCGCCAGCGGGTCGTTGGGCCGCACATCCAGCTTTCCGAAACCCCGCCCCGCCTCAGCTTCCCGGCGCGCGACCTCGGCATCGACACCGAGGCGGTCCTGCGGGCGGCCGGCCTTTCGGATGCGGAGCTGGAGCGGCTCCGGCGCGAGCGGGTCATCGGGCCGGCAGAGGACTGAGTTCAGGGCGAGAAGTCGCCGTTGGCGGGGCCCCGGGCCCCTGCGAAGGCAAAGCCGAGCAGCTGGAGCGCCTTCCGGACCGCCGCAGCTTCGGCAGCATCCCCGGTGCCGGTAAGCACCCGGTGCGCGGACGCGTCTGCGGCATCGAGCGCCCCGGGCACATCGAAGTCGTCGTCGAGCCGCTCCAGGATCTGCGCGAAGACGGCCCCGTCAGCTTCAGCCTCCCCTGCCCGGGCTGCGGCCCCCTTCAGCCGTTCGTACCGGTCGCGGAGCCGGTCGAGGGCGCCCTCGGTATAGTTCGCATCGGCACGGATGTGCGTGCTGAGCAGGTAGAGCCGCAGGTGGTCCGGCTCGACGCGCTGCATCAGGTCGCGTGCGAGCACGAGGTTCCCGAGCGACTTGCTCATCTTGACCCCGTCGAGCTGCAGCATGCCGTTGTGCACCCACCAGCCGCAAAACGGCTCCACATCGTAAGCGCATTCCGCCTGGGCGATCTCGTTTTCGTGGTGCGGGTATTTCAGGTCGCTGCCGCCGCCATGGATGTCAATCTGCGTGCCGAGGTGTTTCACCGCCATCGCCGTACATTCGATGCTCCACCCGGGGCGGCCGGGTCCCCACGGACTGTCCCACGAAGGATCGCCGGGGTCCACCTGCTGCCAGAGCAGGAAATCAAGGTGGCCCCGCTTCTTGTAGGCGCGCTTCGACTCCGGGTTTTCGCGCTTGCCCAGCTCCTCGAGCGTCAGGCCGTTGAGGCGGCCGTACCGGGGGAACGAGGCCACGTCGAAGAACACGTCGCCGTCGACGACGTAGGCGTGGCCGCGGTCGATGAGCCTGCGCGTCGTCTCGATGATCTCCGGGATATGGTCGGTCGCGTACGGGTACACGGTCGGGCGGAGGACGTTCAGGCGGTCGAGGTCAGCGCGGAGGATGGCGTCGTTTTCGTCCCGGATCTCCGCAATCGGCCGCCCGCCCTGGCGCTTCGAGACCATAATCATGTCGTCGTCGATGTCCGTGACGTTCTGGACGTATCGGACGCGATAGCCCAGCCAGGTCAGATACCGCCGCAGGGTGTCGAACTGCACGTAGGAGAAGGCATGCCCGAGGTGGGTGACGTCGTACGGCGTGACACCGCAGACGTACATCCGTACCTCGCCGGGGCTGACCGTGCGGAACTCGCGAACTTCGTTACCCAGCGATGTAAACAGGCGAAACGGCACGATAGACGCTCCCCGGCGATGGCTCCGGTTAGCGTAGCAGAGACTCGGTTGCTGTTCGCAACCGTCAGGAGAGCACCCCGCCTGCCATGAGTTCGGCGATCCGCTCGTCGTCGTACCCGAGCACGGTGGAAAGCACCTCGTAGGTGTCCTCGCCGACCTGCCGAACTCCTTCGTACACGGGCGGGCGCTCGCCGTCGAACCGCGCCGGGAATCGGTCGATACCGTACTCGCCCCACTTCTCCGCACGTGCGCTGCCGAAGAAGTCCCGCGCTGCCAGCTGCGGGTCGCGTTCGGCAAGGTCCGCGGCGTGCTGCACCGGCGCAGCGCACACCCCGGCCCGCTGAAGCCGTTCGGAGAGTTCGTACGGGTCTTCGCGCCGGGTCCGCGCTGCTATCGCGGCATCCAGTTCCCGCCAGTTGGCCACGCGGTCGGCATGGGTGGCGAACCGCCCGCCAGGCTCGATGCCAAGCATGCCCGCAAGGCGCCGCCACTCATCATCGCCGCGGACCGCAATGGCAACCCACCGGTCCTCGCCAGCGCAGGGATAGATCCCGTGCGGGGCCCAGGCATCGAACGGGTGCCGGTTGCCGCGCGGCTCGGGATTCGTGCCGTTGGCGAGGTAGTCGATCATCGCCGGGCCCATGATGCCGAGGCCGAGTTCATACTGGGCCAAGTCGATGGCCAGCCCCTGGCCGGTCCGATCCCGGTGTTCGAGCCCCTCGAGCGCTGCAAGCGCCGCGGCAAGGCCGCTCAGGTGGTCCGTCAGCGAGAAGCCGTACCCGTCGGTGTACGTTCCCTCGGGATTCGTGAGATAGGTCAGGCCGGTCAGGGCGTGAATGGTCGGCGCGTAGGTCACGAACTCCTTCCAGGGGCCTGTCTGTCCCATGCCGCCCATGGAGATGACCGTTATTCCCGGGTGGTCCGGCGCGAGGGACGCGCGGTCGAGGCCCCAGCGCTGCAGCACCCCGGCCGAGAAGTTCTCGACGATGATGTCGCTGGCGAGGGCGAGGTCGCGCGCCACCGCCCGCGCCTCGGGCAGCGTCATGTCGAGCGCGACGCTCTTCTTGTTCCGGTTCCAGCAAACGTAGTAGGGGTGGTCGGGGGAGTTGGCACCGCCGCTCCGCTTCGCGCTGCTGACCTTGATGACTTCGGCTCCGAGGTCGGCGAGCACGCGGGTGCCGAACGGCCCCGCCAGGACATGGGTGAAATCGAGCACGCGGACGCCCTCGAGGGGCCGGGTGGCAGGGGGCTGCCGGTCGAACGCGGCCGCGGCTGCGGGCCCCCGGGGCGCCCAGCCGACCGCTGACGCCTCCACCTCCCGGGCGGGCAGCAGGGGCGGTCCGTCGGCGCTGGTGCGGAAAAATCGCCCCGGCAGCCGCACCGTCCCAACGCCGGGGACGTCAGCTTCGTACAGGTAGCCCCGCGCCGCGATCTGAGGACTTTTCGTCAGGGCCTCGGCCACGTTCCAGACCACGCCGAAGGGCTGGTGACGTCGCTGGGCTTCGTAGAACAGCTTTTCGCCGTTCCACTCCGCTACCCACTCGCGCAGCACCTTCATCACGTAGGGAAGGTTTTTCACCATTGCGATGACGTCAGGGAACTTCTCGCGGTCTGCAAGCTCCTGGGCAGCGCCGCATTCGATGAGCCACGGCACGAGCACCTCGGTGAGCTTGAGCGAGGCAGTCACCATCACGCCGTGGCCGTCGCGGGCGGGGTAGACCTCGTAGGCGCCGCTCCAGTGCAGGCTGCCCTGCCTGCGGGCGATGGGCGTGCCCCACGTACCGTTGGGAAAAAACCACTGCATCAGCACCTGTTCCGTACAGGTGACCAGCGCTTCGTGCGCCGAGAGGTCGACGTGAATGCCCCGCCCGGTAAGGCGGGCGTAGCGTGCCGCCGCGAGGGCGAGCACAGCCGCGTAGAGCCCCACGGTGTGATGCGACTGGTTGCCGTATCCGGAGATCGGCGGGCTCTGCGGGTCGCCGGTGACCCACGCGGACCCGCAGAGGGCATTCGCCGCGAGGTCGTTGACGCGCCAGTCGCGCCACGGTCCGTCCTGGCCCATGGGAGTGACGGCGACGTGGGCCAGCCGCGGGTTGACGGCGCGCAGTTCGGCCGCCGTGAAAACCGGCGCCCCTGGCGGCCAGTCTTCGATGAGCACGTCCGCGGCCGCGATGAGCGCCCGCAGCTGCTCCCTCTGCAGGGGGTCGGCCAGGTCCAGCCGGACCGTGCGCTTGCCGGCGTTGTAGAAGGTCGACTGGATGGATACGCCGGTCGAGCCGAAGAACGGCGGTTCGGCGGCCAACGAATTGCCCGCCGGCGGCACCACCCGGACGACGTCGGCCCCGGCCTCGGCGAGCAGGCGCCCGGCAAGCACCCCGTTCCACCCGGCGCATTCGATGACCCGAAGTCCTTCCAGCGGCGATGTCTCGGCCATGGAGCGATTGTACGGGCGGGGCCCCAAGAGGCAGCCCGGAAACGCGCCCATCCCCGCAATTTTCCAGTTTCTGTCCCGGCCTCCCCTGATTTGCCGTCCGAGAAATACCGAATTCAGCATCGTGCGGGTTGTCACAACCTGCACGGCTGGGGTACGGTGCCCGGAGCCCTCAGGAAACAGGAGCAGGTGCGATGCCGATGACCCGCCACCGGCACACCCTGGCAACCGTCCTGGTCGCCATCATTGCCCTCGCCGCCGTCGCGGTCACCCGCGCGGATGCCCATGCTGATGCGGACCACCCCATCGTCCAGCGCGCCCTGCGCGACCTCGGGACCTACCAGGGCGACTGCTGGCCCTGGGTGAAGCGTGTCGTCCGGGACGCCACGGGCCGGGAGATCGGTTTCGACTACCGGCACGGCTTCTTCGAAGCCGGGGCCGTGGAAGTGCCCCTCGCCAGGGCTGCCCCCGGCGACATCATCCAGGTCGCGCTCGATAGCTGGACCTCGCCCGACGCCGATTACGCCGGCCTGCATACCGCCATCGTCATCCGGAACAACGGCGACGGCACGTTCGACGCTATCGATTCGAACCAGCTCTGGGACGGCATAGTTCGGCTGCGGCCCGCCTACAACCCGGCGGCCCAGGCCGCAGCAGCGGGCCTCCAGGTGCACGCCTACCGCTTCCCGCTCGACGGGAGTACGCCGGCCGCGTCCCCGGTCCCGGCCGGCCCCACGACGCTGAAGCCGGGCGATACCGCCCGTGTCAACACCCCGGGCGACTGCCTTCGCCTCCGGACCGCACCGGGCGGCGAGATTCTCACCTGCCTGGCCCACGGCACACGGGTGACGGTCATCGAAGGCCCGGTCGAACGGCTCGGCGTGGCGTGGTATCTCGTCTCGTCGCCCGTCGGCGACGGCTGGATGGCGGGGCAGTACCTCCAGCGCGAACCCGACGGCCCCGGGGCCAACCCCAGCGCGCAGGGCCCCACCCGCCCGCTGATGCAGTACCGGGCGGTCGTTCCCCTCGCAGCAGCCGACTGACTCCGCGCCGAACCGGCCGCTCACCGGGCATCACGAGATGTCGCGCCGGCAACGGCTGATTCCGACCGCCAGCGGCCGTAGGCTGATCCACATGCACGCAGAGGGTCGTTCCGCGCGCGCATGGTGAACGTCGTCAACCCGCGCCTCCGTCCCGGCCAGCGCCTCGCGCTTGAGCGATGGGCCCAGGCGCTTGCCGCCGGCTCCCGCTCCGAGCTCGTCGTTGTGCCCGTCGGTTATGGAAAGACAATCATCGGCGTCGGCTCGTTCGCCGTCTCGGCTGCCGGGGGCCACGCCGATACCTGCCTCTACCTCACGCCGACCGACGTTCTCCGCACGCAGGTGTACCACGGCCTCGAGCGGGCCCTGGAGGTCCTGGACGCGCGCCTCGATGTCCGCAAGTACCTGGCCGAAAACGCCACGCTCCACCGCGCCGCGGCCAACCGTGCGAACGTTATCGTGGCGACCTACCAGCAGGTCGCTGCCGCGCCCCAGCGCTATGCCAGGCTCTGCGACCGGCGGCGCGTGCACCTCGTCTGCGATGAAGCCCACCACCTCGGCGAGCGTGGACAGTGGGCTGCGGCGCTCCGCGCGCTCCCGGTTGCAACCACCATGCTCCTTTCCGCGACGCCGGTCCGTCTCGACCGCGAACCGCTGGCCGGCGCCCGCTATGTCCCCGCCGAGGACGGTGAGGGGCTCGTCATCGACCCCCTGGTTCACGTGACCATGCGCCAGGCGTGGAGGGAGGGGCGCATCCTCAAACGGCTGGCGATGCAGATGAAGGACTACGCCGTCGAACTCCGGAGCGCCGACGGCGAAATCTATACCTTCACCGCCTCGGAGATGGCCGAACTGCCCGACTTCGACCAGCGCTGCGTCCGTCAGCAGCTCCGGTGGAATGATGATTATGTTCAGCCGCTCGTTCGCGAATTTGCCCGGACGCTCGAGCGGAAGCGCGCCCTCGCGCCGGGGCAGCACCAGGGGCTGGTCTTCGCCGCAACCACGGCCCACGCCGACCACCTGGCGCGGGTCTTCGCCCGCCACCACCCGGGGCTGCGCTGCACCGTAGTCCACAGCGGCGACGATCTGCCGGCGGCGGAGGCGGAACAGCGGCTGCGCGATTTCCACGCCGGCCGCTACGACGTCCTTATCCAGGTCCGCAAGGCGAGCGAAGGGTTCGATGCCCCGACGGTCTCGGTCCTCCTCAAGCTCGATGCGGTGTTCAGCCGCGAGCCCGTCATTCAGCAGCTTGGGCGCGGCCTCCGGTACAACCACAGCCTGCCCGAAGCCCAAAACGTGCTGCACGTGTTCATCGGGCGCGACCCCCGGCTCGCCCCCATCATCGACCACCTGGAGCGCGAGGCAGCAATTCCCGCCATCGCAGGCCAGCGCGACCGTGACGAACCGGGCCGGGAGGTCGAGAACGCGGAGGCCGAGGCTGAGCAGATGGCCGGCGAGGCGGAGGACCGCGCCACGCCAGAAATCGTCGACGTGGTTGAAGCGGGCGACGCTGTGCTCGACGAGACAGGGCGCCTCATCGAGGGCCAGCAGCTGACGATGTTCGGCATCCCGGCACCGCCCCCTGCACCACGCGCTGCCGCGCCCGTCGCGCCGCCGCCAGCGCCGGCCCAGAGCGACGTGGTCGACCTGCAGGCGGAGCTGCAGGAGGCTATCGACTACTGCAAGACCTGGACCAGCCGCGCTGCCCGGGAGCGGGCGAAACGGTTCGGCCCCCGGGAGAACCACTTCGCCATCCTCAACGCCGCCTACGCCCGCGAGACCGGCCAGCGCGGCACGCTTTCCACCGCGGCAGACTACCGGCGCAAGGGCGACTGGATGAAGAGGAAGTACCTCGAATTACTCGGGTGAGGCCGCCGGGAAAAGGTCAACCGGCCGCGCGCCGGTGACTGCGACGAGGTCGGCCGGCGCAAGTTCGATATCGGCGCCCCGGACGCCCGCGCTAACAAACACGGTGGCGTGGTGGAGCACGGACGCGTCGACCAGGGCCGGGAACCCTTTGCCGGCAAGCGCCAGCGCACTGATGCCGCCGACTTCCAGGCCCGTCATCC
It encodes:
- a CDS encoding DEAD/DEAH box helicase: MVNVVNPRLRPGQRLALERWAQALAAGSRSELVVVPVGYGKTIIGVGSFAVSAAGGHADTCLYLTPTDVLRTQVYHGLERALEVLDARLDVRKYLAENATLHRAAANRANVIVATYQQVAAAPQRYARLCDRRRVHLVCDEAHHLGERGQWAAALRALPVATTMLLSATPVRLDREPLAGARYVPAEDGEGLVIDPLVHVTMRQAWREGRILKRLAMQMKDYAVELRSADGEIYTFTASEMAELPDFDQRCVRQQLRWNDDYVQPLVREFARTLERKRALAPGQHQGLVFAATTAHADHLARVFARHHPGLRCTVVHSGDDLPAAEAEQRLRDFHAGRYDVLIQVRKASEGFDAPTVSVLLKLDAVFSREPVIQQLGRGLRYNHSLPEAQNVLHVFIGRDPRLAPIIDHLEREAAIPAIAGQRDRDEPGREVENAEAEAEQMAGEAEDRATPEIVDVVEAGDAVLDETGRLIEGQQLTMFGIPAPPPAPRAAAPVAPPPAPAQSDVVDLQAELQEAIDYCKTWTSRAARERAKRFGPRENHFAILNAAYARETGQRGTLSTAADYRRKGDWMKRKYLELLG
- the cysS gene encoding cysteine--tRNA ligase, translating into MPFRLFTSLGNEVREFRTVSPGEVRMYVCGVTPYDVTHLGHAFSYVQFDTLRRYLTWLGYRVRYVQNVTDIDDDMIMVSKRQGGRPIAEIRDENDAILRADLDRLNVLRPTVYPYATDHIPEIIETTRRLIDRGHAYVVDGDVFFDVASFPRYGRLNGLTLEELGKRENPESKRAYKKRGHLDFLLWQQVDPGDPSWDSPWGPGRPGWSIECTAMAVKHLGTQIDIHGGGSDLKYPHHENEIAQAECAYDVEPFCGWWVHNGMLQLDGVKMSKSLGNLVLARDLMQRVEPDHLRLYLLSTHIRADANYTEGALDRLRDRYERLKGAAARAGEAEADGAVFAQILERLDDDFDVPGALDAADASAHRVLTGTGDAAEAAAVRKALQLLGFAFAGARGPANGDFSP
- a CDS encoding HD domain-containing phosphohydrolase, translating into MPARSSLRTREDWFIALAFAAGSLAFTSAFFLQPIDDPVGLAVVVLLAGLTEALSVRLYFGGWVSVSFVGTAMAAVLFGPPGAVTVAAVIALIGYFRRERAPRKLAFNFGHETLAAFVAAMLVVGVQAALGSYLPRSVLALVEGGLAALALFAVDGVAVAAIISLTAQRSFGSTFRGNIGWLFPYYGVLGLVAGGLAVIFNELGVAAVAVMVLPLVLARYSVTQFVERTRENVVRLERSNEQLHRAYIEIRDMSEQLRDAYTGTLESLVTALDVRDQETKGHSVRVAHHAMDIAKLLGIKDEEELLTIYRGALMHDVGKIGVPDAILLKPDRLTEEEWEFMRRHPAMGYRILAQVPYLRPAAKIVLAHHERWDGKGYPRGLAGEAIPLGARIFAVCDTYDAIISDRPYRRGQSPEAALAEILRCAGTQFDPEVVEAFEALFPRWKQEEPGTPARPLLYLPAWRQADDAPGRAAS
- a CDS encoding CaiB/BaiF CoA-transferase family protein; translated protein: MAETSPLEGLRVIECAGWNGVLAGRLLAEAGADVVRVVPPAGNSLAAEPPFFGSTGVSIQSTFYNAGKRTVRLDLADPLQREQLRALIAAADVLIEDWPPGAPVFTAAELRAVNPRLAHVAVTPMGQDGPWRDWRVNDLAANALCGSAWVTGDPQSPPISGYGNQSHHTVGLYAAVLALAAARYARLTGRGIHVDLSAHEALVTCTEQVLMQWFFPNGTWGTPIARRQGSLHWSGAYEVYPARDGHGVMVTASLKLTEVLVPWLIECGAAQELADREKFPDVIAMVKNLPYVMKVLREWVAEWNGEKLFYEAQRRHQPFGVVWNVAEALTKSPQIAARGYLYEADVPGVGTVRLPGRFFRTSADGPPLLPAREVEASAVGWAPRGPAAAAAFDRQPPATRPLEGVRVLDFTHVLAGPFGTRVLADLGAEVIKVSSAKRSGGANSPDHPYYVCWNRNKKSVALDMTLPEARAVARDLALASDIIVENFSAGVLQRWGLDRASLAPDHPGITVISMGGMGQTGPWKEFVTYAPTIHALTGLTYLTNPEGTYTDGYGFSLTDHLSGLAAALAALEGLEHRDRTGQGLAIDLAQYELGLGIMGPAMIDYLANGTNPEPRGNRHPFDAWAPHGIYPCAGEDRWVAIAVRGDDEWRRLAGMLGIEPGGRFATHADRVANWRELDAAIAARTRREDPYELSERLQRAGVCAAPVQHAADLAERDPQLAARDFFGSARAEKWGEYGIDRFPARFDGERPPVYEGVRQVGEDTYEVLSTVLGYDDERIAELMAGGVLS
- a CDS encoding SH3 domain-containing protein → MPMTRHRHTLATVLVAIIALAAVAVTRADAHADADHPIVQRALRDLGTYQGDCWPWVKRVVRDATGREIGFDYRHGFFEAGAVEVPLARAAPGDIIQVALDSWTSPDADYAGLHTAIVIRNNGDGTFDAIDSNQLWDGIVRLRPAYNPAAQAAAAGLQVHAYRFPLDGSTPAASPVPAGPTTLKPGDTARVNTPGDCLRLRTAPGGEILTCLAHGTRVTVIEGPVERLGVAWYLVSSPVGDGWMAGQYLQREPDGPGANPSAQGPTRPLMQYRAVVPLAAAD
- a CDS encoding CaiB/BaiF CoA transferase family protein produces the protein MSAPLEGIRVIDFTRYQQGPFATVILADFGADVIKVEEPNGDYGRRMWREPDGFSAFWESLDRGKRSVCIDLRRPDGVELALRLTDTADVLVENFRPGTMERWGLGPDVVLPRNPRLIYARATGWGSKGPMAHLPSFDQIAQAYSGFAQHAGGGPGHRPEIPYPGIADQTGGMNLALGIMTALYARERTGRGQVVEVSLLGTQLALQAPELQHVLHFGTERPREFRASPTVGHYQCSDGRWVMIVGIDQKFWPRIARALCLDHLIDDPRFARGYVRYKNRHELEPILEAAFASNNSAHWLERLRREDVPASLVQDYAELATSEQAWANGYLMETDHPRFGRQRVVGPHIQLSETPPRLSFPARDLGIDTEAVLRAAGLSDAELERLRRERVIGPAED